Proteins found in one Cytobacillus luteolus genomic segment:
- the uvsE gene encoding UV DNA damage repair endonuclease UvsE: protein MRIRLGYVSHALSLWECSPAKTMTFTRYQQLEEIERIQKLKEITAHNLRSTLRMIYYNIAHDIHVYRMSSSIVPLATHPEVMWDYRSVFKKQLKEIGTAVKKSKMRVSFHPNQFTLFTSDKEHITDNAVIDMQYHYDLLDGMGLADISNINIHVGGAYGDKITAIERFHQNIVKLPDHIKKRMTLENDDKTYTTEETLKVCKKEQIPLVFDYHHHQANLGSTDLSELLPEVFSTWDHFGIIPKVHISSPKSEKEFRSHADYVDAEFILPFLHLAREVGQDFDIMIEAKQKDKACLKLTEDLSKIRGVKRIDGGTIEW, encoded by the coding sequence TTGAGAATAAGATTAGGCTATGTATCACATGCATTATCACTATGGGAATGCTCACCCGCAAAGACCATGACTTTTACAAGATATCAGCAGCTTGAAGAAATTGAAAGAATTCAAAAACTCAAAGAAATCACGGCACATAATTTGCGTAGCACATTACGAATGATTTACTACAACATCGCCCATGATATTCACGTCTATAGAATGTCTTCATCCATTGTACCTTTAGCTACCCATCCCGAAGTCATGTGGGATTATCGATCTGTTTTTAAAAAACAACTAAAGGAAATCGGGACTGCTGTAAAAAAAAGTAAAATGCGTGTAAGCTTTCACCCGAACCAATTTACATTATTTACAAGTGACAAGGAACATATTACAGACAATGCAGTTATTGATATGCAGTACCATTATGACCTTTTAGATGGAATGGGCCTAGCGGATATCTCAAATATTAATATCCATGTTGGAGGAGCCTACGGTGACAAGATTACTGCAATTGAGAGATTTCATCAAAACATTGTAAAGTTACCAGATCATATAAAAAAGAGAATGACGTTGGAGAATGACGACAAGACGTACACAACGGAAGAAACTCTTAAGGTTTGTAAAAAAGAACAGATTCCACTCGTATTTGATTATCATCACCACCAAGCAAATCTTGGCTCAACTGACCTTTCGGAGCTATTACCTGAGGTTTTTTCAACTTGGGATCATTTTGGCATTATTCCTAAGGTTCATATTTCTTCACCCAAGTCTGAAAAAGAATTTAGAAGTCATGCTGACTACGTGGACGCAGAGTTCATCTTACCTTTTCTTCATCTTGCACGTGAAGTAGGTCAAGATTTTGATATTATGATTGAAGCAAAGCAAAAAGATAAAGCCTGCCTCAAACTTACTGAAGACCTTTCTAAAATTAGAGGTGTTAAGCGTATCGATGGCGGCACGATCGAATGGTAA
- a CDS encoding DUF3231 family protein: MGNPIEAVWNLLKTRLDVEPKSPLHVIEVGDVWKYLAALEEFIRYEEIGLNTTVDDEIKEVLTDAIKQCESQAKRLSDFLTKEGIPLPNTAAAKPVSDPNSVPLGVKLTDDEIANGLAFKFVNLMMLCGKGQGDCLRNDLGLIWVEFYTESLTFGTTLKTLMRKRGWLKVPPYYYPPGNTYSS; the protein is encoded by the coding sequence ATGGGAAACCCGATAGAGGCTGTCTGGAATTTACTTAAAACTCGACTAGATGTTGAGCCAAAATCACCCTTGCATGTAATTGAAGTAGGTGATGTATGGAAGTACCTCGCTGCACTTGAGGAATTTATTCGGTATGAGGAAATAGGTCTGAATACAACAGTTGATGATGAGATAAAAGAGGTATTAACTGACGCAATAAAACAATGTGAATCACAAGCAAAACGCCTTAGTGATTTCTTGACAAAGGAAGGAATTCCGCTTCCTAATACTGCAGCAGCTAAACCTGTCTCAGACCCAAACTCTGTGCCATTAGGCGTCAAATTAACAGATGATGAAATTGCAAATGGTTTGGCATTCAAATTTGTAAACTTAATGATGTTATGTGGGAAAGGGCAAGGAGACTGTCTTCGAAACGACCTTGGGCTAATTTGGGTAGAGTTTTATACTGAATCCCTTACCTTTGGAACTACACTAAAAACATTAATGAGAAAACGCGGCTGGCTCA